From Aspergillus luchuensis IFO 4308 DNA, chromosome 2, nearly complete sequence:
AATATTAGAAGTTCGATGAGCTACTACTGAACTAACCACTATTAGGTCGGGGGTGTTCTACTACTTAGCTTTTGCTTCCTTTTACATTCCCGATGGACCCCAACACGCCGAGTCCATTGTGGAAACAGATTTAGGCCTTGGCCCTCGGGCCTTACTACGATGACATCTTAGGACTATAAATCATGCAATTAGCCATGCTACCGTAGTCGATTCAAGCCATTTGGAACAATAAGCCTCTTGCCCTCCCTGTTCACTGTGATATATACAAAGAGCGGCTATGTCTTGTGGGCCTGGCATAACGCCTAGATCGCAAATTAGTCCGTCACTATAGGGTATTTCACGACTTGTTCAAGAAGACCTTTCTTGCTGCTTGACCCTTTGTTCAATCACGTCAAGTCCTACCATTTTCTTCATTATGCGATCGAAGAAGCCCAGTGGAAGAATGTTACCCAGTCTTACCAATGTCGAGAACTTGCCTCGCCAGATCCAATACGCAGGGCTGCGTTTGCTGAGTTCTTGCACAACCTGGCGTGCCCATGTCGCTGGATCAGTATCACCAGAATCGTCTGAGTTATCCATGGCTTGTTCAACGATATCCTTGGCAATATTGAAGAGCGAATTTGAAGGCAACTCGGGACGTGGCGCATTGACGTGAAAATTGGATCGCACAGCACCCGTTAGCAAGTTGATGACTCTAATATTCCACGGCTGCAGCTCTAATCGTAGATTCTCGGTGAAgctagctgctgctgccttggagGCATTGTATACACCTGCAAAGGGGCCAGTGGCTGCAATAGTTCCAGAAAGCGAGCCATGGTTAACGAGCAGGGCGCCGCCTTCGCGAGTTGACCGCATGAGAAGTGGAAGGAATGCCCGCGTCACACTGATGATAGACCAGACATTGAGCTCGAAAAGATCACGCCCCTTTTGGATGTCGATGTCCATGACTGGCATTGAGTACCCAGCGCCCGCATTATTGACCAGCGCATCAAGTGACCCGCCGGTCAGCTCACTAACCTCAGCAACGCATTTGCGGATGGAGTCGTTAGACAGGGTGTCGAGATGAAGTATTTCAAGGCCCGACTTCTTAGCCTCCTTGAGCTTGGACAAATTTCGAGCTGTGGCAAAGACGCGCCATCCGGCTGCCTGGAATTGGAGGGCAAGATGGGAGCCGAGACCGCCATCAGAGCAGCCGGTAATTAGGACAGTATGCTTCTTAGACATTTTTCTTTGTGGAGGGAAAAGTCTCAGGAGCCTATATCATCGACATGGGGAGGTTCGAAAACCGAGCAGGAGCAGAATATATAGCAACGCCATGTGGCTTCCTGGTACGGGTCAACTGTAGTCAGTAGTAGCTATGAGTAGACAAAGAAGTAAAAGCTAATGGCAAATTACGAGTACAGCAACAATCGAAAGTACAGAGAACAAGAACTCAAATGTCAAGAGCGAATGAGGTGGTTGGATTGACAGAAGCTCAAGTCAATGTGGTGGCGGGTAAAAGCAGACCGCCCTGCTAttgttctttctccctcaaTATGGTAATGTCCCGTCGCCCACCATTGCCGTGACACGGTTTTTGGTATGGTACTAATGAGAGTTCCATCCCTTGGTTTATTTCCAACCCTAGCCATGGTATACCCTCCACAACTGGAAATGTTAAGCTCGAGCAATGCGGAGATAATTCAACAGCTGCGAGACTCCGTCAACTAAAAACGGGAAATGACCCATTAAAGCTGCGCGAGAATGATTGCTGGGCGGTCGGCATGCATCAACAGATCGATCAACCTTTAGAATGATCGGAGTAGTATAAACATCTGCGGATCAAAATTCAACTATCCGGGTCTCCAACTTGCTGTTCAGAAAGTAGATTAACTTCGGACATGCGGATGTGCGTCATGTGAGTTTTAGAAGGGGGATAGGTAACT
This genomic window contains:
- a CDS encoding SDR family oxidoreductase (COG:Q;~EggNog:ENOG410Q98D;~InterPro:IPR036291,IPR002347,IPR020904;~PFAM:PF00106,PF13561;~go_function: GO:0016491 - oxidoreductase activity [Evidence IEA];~go_process: GO:0055114 - oxidation-reduction process [Evidence IEA]) — its product is MSKKHTVLITGCSDGGLGSHLALQFQAAGWRVFATARNLSKLKEAKKSGLEILHLDTLSNDSIRKCVAEVSELTGGSLDALVNNAGAGYSMPVMDIDIQKGRDLFELNVWSIISVTRAFLPLLMRSTREGGALLVNHGSLSGTIAATGPFAGVYNASKAAAASFTENLRLELQPWNIRVINLLTGAVRSNFHVNAPRPELPSNSLFNIAKDIVEQAMDNSDDSGDTDPATWARQVVQELSKRSPAYWIWRGKFSTLVRLGNILPLGFFDRIMKKMVGLDVIEQRVKQQERSS